One part of the Cyclobacteriaceae bacterium genome encodes these proteins:
- a CDS encoding arginase, producing the protein MKSIKIIEVKSEIGAGTRGASLGVEAMKIASLDLKSDFFKQHESVEVEHVNELLFDGAKHAYAKFIDGVMIMEERVCLEVYETIWDDFFPVILAGDHSTAYGTIAGIKKSNPGARLGVIWIDAHADIHTPFTTPSGNMHGMPLAMACGIDNLECKVNDPRGETLEYWEQIKNVGMPGAKVYPEDIVYIAVRDLEKPENYLINKYNINFIETDEVKKFGPAVVAHKALQMLDHCDHIYVSFDVDSMDSRISSGTGTPVPNGLTVDEAKTLNAELAKSPKLVAWEIVEVNPTLDSQNQMAENAFEILEATTQAIINRPVTVE; encoded by the coding sequence GTGAAATCCATAAAAATCATAGAAGTAAAGTCTGAAATCGGGGCAGGTACCCGGGGCGCAAGCTTAGGTGTTGAGGCTATGAAAATTGCCAGCCTTGACCTTAAATCGGATTTTTTTAAACAGCACGAATCCGTTGAAGTGGAACACGTAAACGAGCTGCTTTTCGATGGCGCCAAGCACGCCTATGCCAAGTTTATTGATGGCGTAATGATTATGGAGGAGCGCGTTTGCTTAGAAGTGTACGAAACCATTTGGGATGATTTTTTCCCGGTGATACTTGCCGGTGATCACAGCACAGCCTATGGAACAATTGCCGGTATTAAAAAATCAAACCCGGGCGCCCGGCTCGGGGTGATATGGATTGATGCCCATGCCGACATCCACACACCGTTTACAACCCCTTCGGGCAACATGCACGGTATGCCTTTGGCCATGGCATGCGGCATCGATAACCTGGAGTGTAAGGTAAACGACCCACGGGGAGAAACCCTGGAGTACTGGGAACAAATAAAAAACGTAGGTATGCCGGGGGCAAAGGTATATCCCGAAGATATCGTGTACATCGCGGTGCGCGACCTGGAGAAACCTGAAAACTACCTGATCAATAAGTACAACATTAATTTTATAGAGACGGATGAAGTGAAAAAGTTTGGGCCCGCGGTTGTTGCGCACAAAGCACTTCAAATGCTCGATCACTGCGACCACATTTATGTTTCGTTTGATGTTGACAGCATGGACAGCCGCATATCAAGCGGAACGGGCACACCGGTACCAAATGGTTTAACGGTTGATGAGGCGAAAACCCTTAATGCAGAGTTGGCAAAAAGCCCCAAATTGGTAGCATGGGAAATTGTGGAAGTAAACCCGACATTAGACAGCCAGAATCAAATGGCTGAAAATGCTTTTGAAATTTTAGAGGCCACTACGCAAGCGATCATTAACCGGCCGGTAACGGTGGAGTAA
- a CDS encoding deoxyhypusine synthase family protein, producing MSQNRPISAFIEKHYLHFNAAALVDAAKGYKKHLAEGKKMMVTLAGAMSTGELGISFAEMIRQNKVHIISCTGANLEEDIMNLVAHSHYRRIPNYRDLTPEQEWDLLQNHLNRVTDTCIPEEEAFRRLQAHLFKVWKDAEDKGERLFPHEFMFRLLNSGELKQYYEIDPKNSWMIAAAEKNLPMVVPGWEDSTMGNIFASYCVTGELKPSTMKSGIEYMVWLADWYTENAGTEGIGFFQIGGGIAGDFPICVVPMLHQDLERDGVPFWSYFCQISDSTTSYGSYSGAVPNEKITWGKLSIDTPKYIIESDATIVAPLIFAYILDM from the coding sequence ATGAGCCAAAACCGCCCCATCTCAGCCTTTATTGAAAAGCATTACCTGCACTTTAACGCTGCTGCACTGGTTGATGCAGCCAAGGGTTATAAAAAACACCTTGCCGAGGGCAAGAAAATGATGGTTACCCTGGCCGGTGCTATGAGCACAGGCGAACTTGGGATCAGCTTTGCCGAAATGATCCGCCAAAATAAAGTTCATATTATTTCCTGCACCGGTGCCAACCTGGAGGAAGATATTATGAATTTGGTGGCGCATTCGCACTATCGCAGAATCCCGAATTACCGCGACCTTACCCCCGAACAGGAATGGGACCTTTTACAAAACCACTTGAACCGGGTTACCGATACCTGCATTCCTGAAGAAGAAGCTTTCCGTAGATTACAAGCCCATCTGTTTAAAGTTTGGAAAGATGCTGAAGACAAAGGTGAGCGGTTGTTCCCCCATGAGTTTATGTTCCGCCTGCTCAACAGTGGTGAGTTGAAGCAATACTACGAGATCGATCCGAAGAACTCGTGGATGATTGCTGCCGCAGAGAAAAATTTACCGATGGTGGTACCGGGATGGGAAGACTCAACCATGGGAAATATTTTTGCTTCTTATTGTGTTACCGGTGAACTTAAACCTTCTACCATGAAGAGTGGTATTGAATACATGGTTTGGTTGGCCGACTGGTATACTGAAAATGCCGGTACCGAAGGTATAGGCTTTTTCCAGATAGGTGGTGGTATAGCCGGTGATTTCCCGATATGCGTTGTGCCCATGTTGCACCAGGATTTAGAGCGTGATGGCGTTCCGTTCTGGAGTTACTTTTGCCAGATCAGTGATTCAACAACATCATACGGTTCTTATTCCGGAGCCGTGCCGAACGAAAAAATAACGTGGGGTAAGCTCAGCATTGATACGCCTAAGTATATCATAGAGTCGGATGCAACCATTGTTGCTCCGTTGATTTTTGCGTACATTCTTGATATGTAA